In a genomic window of Drosophila takahashii strain IR98-3 E-12201 chromosome 3L, DtakHiC1v2, whole genome shotgun sequence:
- the LOC108063744 gene encoding uncharacterized protein isoform X2, translated as MAEKRLLLERSDTPETEELEVQMTRRKEGGVLHAIQHRSLPVSRKSVLGLLVSFVFCYFLIGRPEWANVLDLDVLHSDNYVTVQHQSTLMDETESIPTESIPFVPKGFLVYSNSCRIMEVDPYKNEVMRHFKRIKYKACQKLPPLTQVRFQEKSQKYLLSIDGAAFSRYRVGGQLHCCYMEVQRVSEMKVKYTKCQGFKGSTELPNSAEGIIVKCDSGGHQIYINGHATIPVKDAVQQRLQKASEGDSKEKDKDRSNPRPPSVLMLGIDSISRVNLIRAMPKTAQYLYDNGWFELAGYNKVDDNTFPNIMAVATGYNLPNAMHACSPFVVGGLDKCNYIWKLYQQRGYVTAYAEDAVKINTFNYLKKGFKDPPADYYLRPYLAAAESQLDHTTVNGLVHCLGYETAAEHVYDYGLEFTRRFLNESYFGFFWTNTHSHSDISQTSSMDDYMAEYLRKLVLQGTMDNSVVVFFSDHGMRFGPTRATWSGHLEERLPAIFIWLPHHLRRSHPEFVHGLQLNRNRLTTPYDLHLTMKHILSISGRVDSDMESLGPAPDCPRCQSLLHPVSPLRSCSDVGIADHWCTCWEYDSISSSSKEARMLGKRVVSYLNDYVAEFRNGTFAKLCAPLSLHSIKSAFRAHQNALDPEEVHTYRLIFVTSPNKAQYEATLRHNHTDDSVKVTGSVSRLNVYSGEADCMSDFAAKKYCYCRKKKG; from the exons ATGGCAGAGAAACGCCTTCTGCTGGAGCGATCCGACACCCCAGAGACGGAGGAGCTGGAAGTACAAATGACCCGAAGGAAAGAGGGAGGAGTGCTCCATGCCATCCAGCACCGTTCGCTTCCGGTGAGCCGGAAGTCGGTGCTCGGACTGCTGGTGTCCTTTGTGTTCTGCTACTTCCTGATCGGAAGACCCGAGTGGGCGAATGTCCTGGATCTGGACGTCCTGCACTCGGATAACTACGTGACCGTGCAGCATCAGTCCACTTTGATGGATG AAACTGAAAGTATTCCTACTGAAAGTATTCCATTTGTGCCGAAAGGCTTTCTGGTGTATAGCAATTCCTGCCGCATTATGGAGGTGGATCCCTACAAGAACGAGGTGATGCGCCACTTCaagagaattaaatacaaGGCATGTCAGAAGCTACCGCCTTTGACGCAGGTCAGGTTCCAGGAGAAGTCCCAGAAATACCTCCTCAGCATTGACGGAGCCGCCTTTAGTCGCTACCGAGTGGGCGGCCAGCTCCACTGCTGCTACATGGAAGTGCAGCGGGTCAGCGAGATGAAGGTCAAGTACACCAAGTGTCAGGGTTTCAAAGGGAGCACCGAGCTGCCCAACTCCGCCGAGGGCATCATAGTCAAGTGCGATTCCGGTGGTCACCAAATCTATATCAATGGCCATGCCACCATTCCCGTCAAGGATGCAGTGCAGCAGAGGCTGCAAAAGGCCTCTGAAGGAgattcaaaggaaaaggatAAGGATAGAAGCAATCCAAGACCACCTAGCGTCCTAATGCTCGGCATCGATAGTATCTCCCGTGTGAATCTCATCAGGGCCATGCCCAAAACGGCACAGTATCTCTACGACAATGGGTGGTTCGAGCTGGCGGGATATAATAAG GTGGACGACAACACATTCCCGAACATCATGGCCGTGGCCACCGGCTACAACCTGCCCAATGCCATGCATGCCTGCTCGCCCTTCGTGGTTGGTGGCCTGGACAAGTGCAACTACATCTGGAAGCTGTACCAGCAGAGGGGCTACGTGACCGCCTACGCAGAGGATGCTGTGAAGATCAACACGTTCAACTATCTGAAGAAGGGCTTCAAGGATCCGCCGGCGGATTACTATTTGCGTCCCTATCTCGCCGCCGCCGAATCGCAACTCGATCACACGACTGTGAATGGTCTGGTGCACTGCCTCGGCTACGAAACGGCAGCGGAGCACGTCTACGACTATGGGTTGGAGTTCACCAGGAGGTTCCTCAACGAGTCCTACTTTGGTTTCTTCTGGACGAACACGCACAGCCACAGTGATATTTCGCAGACGAGCAGCATGGACGACTATATGGCGGAGTATCTGAGGAAACTGGTGCTCCAGGGCACCATGGACAACAGTGTGGTGGTGTTCTTCAGCGATCATGGCATGCGCTTTGGACCCACGAGGGCCACCTGGTCGGGTCACCTGGAGGAGCGTTTGCCGGCGATTTTCATCTGGTTACCTCATCACCTGCGTCGCTCGCATCCCGAGTTTGTGCATGGCCTCCAGTTGAACCGGAATCGCTTGACCACGCCCTATGACCTCCACCTGACCATGAAGCACATACTCTCCATATCCGGAAGAGTCGATTCCGATATGGAATCCCTGGGACCAGCACCCGATTGTCCACGGTGCCAGAGTTTACTCCATCCCGTTTCCCCTTTGAGGAGCTGCTCCGACGTGGGCATCGCGGATCACTGGTGCACCTGCTGGGAATATGACTCCATCTCGAGCAGCTCCAAGGAAGCCCGCATGCTGGGCAAGCGTGTGGTCAGCTACCTCAATGACTATGTGGCAGAGTTTCGAAACGGAACCTTTGCCAAGCTATGTGCTCCGCTCTCCCTGCACAGCATCAAATCCGCTTTCCGGGCGCATCAAAATGCCCTGGATCCCGAGGAGGTGCACACCTATCGACTGATCTTCGTTACGTCGCCCAATAAGGCCCAGTATGAGGCCACCTTGCGACATAACCACACAGATGATTCCGTAAAGGTGACCGGTTCCGTGAGTAGATTAAATGTCTACAGCGGAGAGGCGGACTGCATGAGTGATTTCGCTGCCAAAAAGTATTGTTATTGCCGGAAAAAGAAGGGTTAG
- the LOC108063744 gene encoding uncharacterized protein isoform X1, with translation MAEKRLLLERSDTPETEELEVQMTRRKEGGVLHAIQHRSLPVSRKSVLGLLVSFVFCYFLIGRPEWANVLDLDVLHSDNYVTVQHQSTLMDVETESIPTESIPFVPKGFLVYSNSCRIMEVDPYKNEVMRHFKRIKYKACQKLPPLTQVRFQEKSQKYLLSIDGAAFSRYRVGGQLHCCYMEVQRVSEMKVKYTKCQGFKGSTELPNSAEGIIVKCDSGGHQIYINGHATIPVKDAVQQRLQKASEGDSKEKDKDRSNPRPPSVLMLGIDSISRVNLIRAMPKTAQYLYDNGWFELAGYNKVDDNTFPNIMAVATGYNLPNAMHACSPFVVGGLDKCNYIWKLYQQRGYVTAYAEDAVKINTFNYLKKGFKDPPADYYLRPYLAAAESQLDHTTVNGLVHCLGYETAAEHVYDYGLEFTRRFLNESYFGFFWTNTHSHSDISQTSSMDDYMAEYLRKLVLQGTMDNSVVVFFSDHGMRFGPTRATWSGHLEERLPAIFIWLPHHLRRSHPEFVHGLQLNRNRLTTPYDLHLTMKHILSISGRVDSDMESLGPAPDCPRCQSLLHPVSPLRSCSDVGIADHWCTCWEYDSISSSSKEARMLGKRVVSYLNDYVAEFRNGTFAKLCAPLSLHSIKSAFRAHQNALDPEEVHTYRLIFVTSPNKAQYEATLRHNHTDDSVKVTGSVSRLNVYSGEADCMSDFAAKKYCYCRKKKG, from the exons ATGGCAGAGAAACGCCTTCTGCTGGAGCGATCCGACACCCCAGAGACGGAGGAGCTGGAAGTACAAATGACCCGAAGGAAAGAGGGAGGAGTGCTCCATGCCATCCAGCACCGTTCGCTTCCGGTGAGCCGGAAGTCGGTGCTCGGACTGCTGGTGTCCTTTGTGTTCTGCTACTTCCTGATCGGAAGACCCGAGTGGGCGAATGTCCTGGATCTGGACGTCCTGCACTCGGATAACTACGTGACCGTGCAGCATCAGTCCACTTTGATGGATG TAGAAACTGAAAGTATTCCTACTGAAAGTATTCCATTTGTGCCGAAAGGCTTTCTGGTGTATAGCAATTCCTGCCGCATTATGGAGGTGGATCCCTACAAGAACGAGGTGATGCGCCACTTCaagagaattaaatacaaGGCATGTCAGAAGCTACCGCCTTTGACGCAGGTCAGGTTCCAGGAGAAGTCCCAGAAATACCTCCTCAGCATTGACGGAGCCGCCTTTAGTCGCTACCGAGTGGGCGGCCAGCTCCACTGCTGCTACATGGAAGTGCAGCGGGTCAGCGAGATGAAGGTCAAGTACACCAAGTGTCAGGGTTTCAAAGGGAGCACCGAGCTGCCCAACTCCGCCGAGGGCATCATAGTCAAGTGCGATTCCGGTGGTCACCAAATCTATATCAATGGCCATGCCACCATTCCCGTCAAGGATGCAGTGCAGCAGAGGCTGCAAAAGGCCTCTGAAGGAgattcaaaggaaaaggatAAGGATAGAAGCAATCCAAGACCACCTAGCGTCCTAATGCTCGGCATCGATAGTATCTCCCGTGTGAATCTCATCAGGGCCATGCCCAAAACGGCACAGTATCTCTACGACAATGGGTGGTTCGAGCTGGCGGGATATAATAAG GTGGACGACAACACATTCCCGAACATCATGGCCGTGGCCACCGGCTACAACCTGCCCAATGCCATGCATGCCTGCTCGCCCTTCGTGGTTGGTGGCCTGGACAAGTGCAACTACATCTGGAAGCTGTACCAGCAGAGGGGCTACGTGACCGCCTACGCAGAGGATGCTGTGAAGATCAACACGTTCAACTATCTGAAGAAGGGCTTCAAGGATCCGCCGGCGGATTACTATTTGCGTCCCTATCTCGCCGCCGCCGAATCGCAACTCGATCACACGACTGTGAATGGTCTGGTGCACTGCCTCGGCTACGAAACGGCAGCGGAGCACGTCTACGACTATGGGTTGGAGTTCACCAGGAGGTTCCTCAACGAGTCCTACTTTGGTTTCTTCTGGACGAACACGCACAGCCACAGTGATATTTCGCAGACGAGCAGCATGGACGACTATATGGCGGAGTATCTGAGGAAACTGGTGCTCCAGGGCACCATGGACAACAGTGTGGTGGTGTTCTTCAGCGATCATGGCATGCGCTTTGGACCCACGAGGGCCACCTGGTCGGGTCACCTGGAGGAGCGTTTGCCGGCGATTTTCATCTGGTTACCTCATCACCTGCGTCGCTCGCATCCCGAGTTTGTGCATGGCCTCCAGTTGAACCGGAATCGCTTGACCACGCCCTATGACCTCCACCTGACCATGAAGCACATACTCTCCATATCCGGAAGAGTCGATTCCGATATGGAATCCCTGGGACCAGCACCCGATTGTCCACGGTGCCAGAGTTTACTCCATCCCGTTTCCCCTTTGAGGAGCTGCTCCGACGTGGGCATCGCGGATCACTGGTGCACCTGCTGGGAATATGACTCCATCTCGAGCAGCTCCAAGGAAGCCCGCATGCTGGGCAAGCGTGTGGTCAGCTACCTCAATGACTATGTGGCAGAGTTTCGAAACGGAACCTTTGCCAAGCTATGTGCTCCGCTCTCCCTGCACAGCATCAAATCCGCTTTCCGGGCGCATCAAAATGCCCTGGATCCCGAGGAGGTGCACACCTATCGACTGATCTTCGTTACGTCGCCCAATAAGGCCCAGTATGAGGCCACCTTGCGACATAACCACACAGATGATTCCGTAAAGGTGACCGGTTCCGTGAGTAGATTAAATGTCTACAGCGGAGAGGCGGACTGCATGAGTGATTTCGCTGCCAAAAAGTATTGTTATTGCCGGAAAAAGAAGGGTTAG
- the mkg-p gene encoding poly(A) RNA polymerase, mitochondrial, which produces MPAPASEDSPPPGEGTDNVVLCMVCAAPFQSMQDCLAHELLKHASKPPQKQLRQRLNAITKLFTSAQTQSERNELREALEKSEPGGHLRTVLHFFASDLNKMETCFGHVRNCIEKEMRGRVRVFPFGSLVTGLALKESDIDLYMQPCGEQPAMQLYNKVSYFLRRSKCFTDIYNIRHARVPIIRCKHQLTGLNIDINMSNPNSTYNSQFVRDLMFRDERLRELCLFLKIWAKKLKLVGHGCMTSYCLITLIIVNLQAHRLLPSVKQLQSLCPPVNISGVNYAYSLELTPPIPSHLTTQELIKNFFVYYSTVNFEKSVLSPFLGSCLDKQTTLGTPGGFPEYEEQLRLMHDAVGEPPEAFQLERAMCVQDPFELQHNVAKSVSASNLCYLRQCLVLAAQGCSNEELTSQPDKLYDYLLFGLADKLVSERLVADRKAERATPRKQQKMEIIQPQQQIAETETTKLETVGVFNAPPIVRSHVITPTTNDLKCLRSGLLSRNKTEEVRPIYYYWLACYVDTIKDVLTQLYALNIELKESEEPGYYKWLISISYDTWTGRSFQRGAGQSFFAHQLQQTIEFSKNRIGNPQYAVNLRGYFSLLASEDYKELRLDVQPLPGDLLGLQRNSPLTKLFKAFKNLLGNYSFKEKASTWEFCSKSDLN; this is translated from the exons ATGCCGGCCCCCGCCTCGGAAGATTCGCCTCCACCCGGGGAAGGAACCGATAATGTAGTGCTCTGCATGGTCTGCGCCGCCCCCTTCCAGAGCATGCAGGATTGCCTCGCCCACGAGCTGCTGAAGCATGCCAGCAAGCCGCCGCAGAAGCAGCTGCGCCAGCGACTGAACGCCATTACCAAGCTCTTCACCAGCGCACAAACCCAATCCGAGCGCAACGAGCTGCGCGAGGCTCTCGAGAAGTCGGAGCCCGGCGGTCACCTGCGCACGGTTTTGCATTTCTTCGCTAGTGATCTGAACAAGATGGAGACCTGCTTCGGTCACGTTCGCAACTGCATTGAGAAGGAAATGCGGGGAAGGGTTAGGGTGTTTCCCTTCGGTTCTCTGGTCACCGGTTTGGCCTTGAAAG AAAGCGACATAGATTTGTATATGCAGCCCTGCGGTGAGCAGCCTGCCATGCAGCTGTACAATAAAGTATCCTACTTCCTACGGCGCTCCAAATGCTTCACGGACATCTACAACATTCGACATGCCCGTGTGCCCATCATTCGCTGCAAGCATCAGCTCACCGGCCTGAATATAGACATCAATATGTCCAATCCGAATAGCACATATAACTCGCAATTTGTGCGGGATTTGATGTTCCGCGACGAGCGACTCCGTGAGCTCTGCCTGTTCCTGAAGATCTGGGCCAAGAAGCTGAAGCTGGTTGGTCATGGCTGCATGACAAGCTATTGCCTGATTACCCTGATCATTGTCAACTTGCAAGCGCATCGACTGCTGCCCTCGGTAAAGCAACTCCAGTCGCTCTGTCCACCGGTCAATATATCGGGAGTGAACTACGCCTATAGTTTGGAACTGACGCCACCGATTCCATCACATCTCACCACTCAGGAGCTAATCAAAAATTTCTTCGTGTACTACAGCACTGTAAACTTCGAAAAGAGCGTTCTAAGTCCCTTTTTGGGCAGCTGTTTGGACAAGCAGACCACACTGGGCACGCCGGGTGGATTTCCCGAATATGAAGAGCAACTAAGACTCATGCACGATGCAGTCGGTGAGCCGCCGGAGGCTTTTCAACTGGAGCGGGCCATGTGCGTACAGGATCCCTTCGAATTGCAGCACAACGTGGCCAAGTCGGTGTCTGCCTCGAATCTATGTTACCTCAGACAATGTCTTGTCCTGGCAGCTCAAGGCTGCAGCAATGAGGAACTAACTTCGCAACCGGATAAGTTATATGACTACCTATTATTTGGCTTGGCGGATAAGTTGGTTTCTGAAAGGTTAGTGGCCGATAGAAAAGCGGAAAGAGCCACTCCAAGAAAGcagcaaaaaatggaaattattcaGCCGCAACAGCAAATTGCTGAGACTGAGACAACCAAGCTCGAAACAGTCGGCGTTTTTAACGCCCCTCCCATCGTGCGATCGCATGTAATTACGCCCACCACAAATGATCTCAAATGCTTGCGCTCCGGCCTGCTGAGCCGCAATAAAACGGAGGAGGTGCGACCCATCTACTACTACTGGTTGGCCTGCTATGTGGACACCATCAAGGATGTGCTCACGCAGCTCTACGCCTTGAATATCGAACTGAAGGAATCGGAGGAGCCGGGATACTACAAATGGCTCATCAGCATCTCGTACGACACTTGGACAGGACGCTCCTTTCAGCGCGGCGCGGGTCAATCCTTCTTTGCCCACCAGTTGCAGCAGACGATCGAGTTTTCGAAGAATAGAATAGGCAATCCCCAGTATGCGGTCAATTTGAGGGGCTATTTCTCGTTGCTGGCTAGCGAGGATTACAAGGAGCTGCGATTGGATGTGCAGCCACTGCCTGGAGATCTACTCGGTCTGCAGCGCAATAGTCCGCTCACCAAGCTTTTCAAGGCCTTTAAGAATCTGCTGGGCAACTATAGCTTCAAGGAGAAGGCCAGCACCTGGGAGTTTTGCTCGAAATCTGACTTAAACTGA
- the Tpt gene encoding tRNA 2'-phosphotransferase 1 isoform X1 — MPPKQQLDVQLSKKLSWLLRHGAKTEGISIGSDGFVGVTELQEHPRYRSFTLEKLQEIASADSKQRYTLRWNPERGDHEIRANQGHSLAVVESEAGGLERITRVEQIPLAVHGTYYRHWEAIRLQGLSRMSRNHVHFASSDRTNCILSGFRSDCQILIYLNVEKVLSDEIPIYRSSNNVLLCPGINGSIPKSYFLKVVDRKTGQALTY; from the coding sequence ATGCCCCCCAAACAGCAGCTGGATGTGCAGCTGAGCAAGAAGCTCTCCTGGTTGCTGCGGCACGGTGCAAAAACCGAGGGGATTTCCATCGGATCAGATGGCTTCGTTGGTGTCACCGAGTTGCAGGAGCACCCGCGATACAGATCCTTTACCCTGGAGAAGCTACAGGAGATTGCCTCTGCGGACTCCAAGCAGCGATACACTCTTCGCTGGAATCCCGAGCGCGGTGACCACGAGATTCGCGCCAATCAGGGTCACTCGTTGGCGGTTGTCGAAAGCGAAGCTGGCGGCCTGGAGAGGATTACCCGCGTGGAACAGATTCCCCTGGCGGTACATGGCACTTATTACCGTCACTGGGAGGCAATAAGGTTGCAAGGACTAAGCAGGATGAGCCGCAACCACGTGCACTTTGCCAGCAGCGATAGGACCAACTGCATCTTGAGTGGATTCCGCAGCGATTGCCAGATTTTGATATATCTTAATGTGGAGAAGGTTCTTTCGGATGAGATACCCATCTACCGATCCAGCAATAATGTACTTCTCTGTCCAGGAATCAATGGCTCTATACCCAAATCCTATTTCCTAAAAGTGGTGGACAGGAAAACGGGGCAGGCTTTAACCTACTGA
- the Tpt gene encoding tRNA 2'-phosphotransferase 1 isoform X2 codes for MPPKQQLDVQLSKKLSWLLRHGAKTEGISIGSDGFVGVTELQEHPRYRSFTLEKLQEIASADSKQRYTLRWNPERGDHEIRANQGHSLAVVESEAGGLERITRVEQIPLAVHGTYYRHWEAIRLQGLSRMSRNHVHFASSDRTNCILSGFRSDCQILIYLNVEKESMALYPNPIS; via the exons ATGCCCCCCAAACAGCAGCTGGATGTGCAGCTGAGCAAGAAGCTCTCCTGGTTGCTGCGGCACGGTGCAAAAACCGAGGGGATTTCCATCGGATCAGATGGCTTCGTTGGTGTCACCGAGTTGCAGGAGCACCCGCGATACAGATCCTTTACCCTGGAGAAGCTACAGGAGATTGCCTCTGCGGACTCCAAGCAGCGATACACTCTTCGCTGGAATCCCGAGCGCGGTGACCACGAGATTCGCGCCAATCAGGGTCACTCGTTGGCGGTTGTCGAAAGCGAAGCTGGCGGCCTGGAGAGGATTACCCGCGTGGAACAGATTCCCCTGGCGGTACATGGCACTTATTACCGTCACTGGGAGGCAATAAGGTTGCAAGGACTAAGCAGGATGAGCCGCAACCACGTGCACTTTGCCAGCAGCGATAGGACCAACTGCATCTTGAGTGGATTCCGCAGCGATTGCCAGATTTTGATATATCTTAATGTGGAGAAG GAATCAATGGCTCTATACCCAAATCCTATTTCCTAA